One genomic window of Citrobacter sp. Marseille-Q6884 includes the following:
- the folB gene encoding bifunctional dihydroneopterin aldolase/7,8-dihydroneopterin epimerase yields the protein MDIVFIEQLSVITTIGVYDWEQTIEQKLVFDIEMAWDNRKSAKSDDVADCLSYADIAQTVVSHVEGGRFALVERVAEEVADLLLSRFNSPWVRIKLSKPGAVARAANVGVIIERSNNLKENN from the coding sequence ATGGATATTGTATTTATAGAGCAACTTTCAGTAATCACCACTATCGGTGTTTACGACTGGGAACAAACGATTGAACAAAAACTGGTGTTCGATATCGAAATGGCGTGGGATAACCGTAAATCAGCCAAAAGCGATGATGTTGCCGACTGCCTGAGCTATGCTGATATCGCTCAAACGGTTGTCAGCCATGTGGAAGGCGGGCGTTTCGCGCTGGTTGAACGTGTGGCGGAAGAAGTGGCGGATCTCCTGCTTAGCCGTTTTAATTCTCCGTGGGTACGTATCAAACTCAGTAAACCTGGGGCGGTAGCCCGGGCGGCAAACGTCGGCGTTATCATTGAGCGTAGCAATAATCTGAAAGAAAATAATTAA
- a CDS encoding multifunctional CCA addition/repair protein gives MKIYLVGGAVRDALLGLPVKDKDWVVVGATPQEMLDAGYQQVGRDFPVFLHPQTREEYALARTERKSGSGYTGFVCYAAPDVTLEADLQRRDLTINALARDDDGEIIDPYHGRQDLENRLLRHVSPAFSEDPLRVLRVARFAARYAHLSFRIADETMALMRDMTAAGELEHLTPERVWKETENALTTRNPQVFFQVLRDCGALRVLFPEIDALFGVPAPAQWHPEIDTGIHTLMTLSMAAMLSPNVDIRFATLCHDLGKALTPPALWPRHHGHGPAGVKLVEQLCQRLRVPNDIRDLAKLVCEFHDLIHTFPILQPKTIVKLFDSIDAWRKPQRVEQIALTSEADVRGRTGFEAADYPQGRLLREAWQVAQSVPTKDVVEAGFKGPEIREELTRRRIAAVASWKEQRCPKA, from the coding sequence GTGAAGATTTATCTGGTCGGTGGTGCTGTTCGGGATGCGTTATTAGGGCTACCGGTTAAAGATAAAGATTGGGTCGTTGTCGGCGCCACGCCGCAGGAGATGCTTGACGCGGGCTACCAGCAGGTAGGTCGCGATTTTCCCGTGTTTCTTCACCCGCAAACGCGGGAAGAATATGCGCTGGCGCGCACTGAGCGAAAATCAGGTTCAGGTTACACAGGATTCGTCTGCTACGCCGCGCCAGATGTGACGCTGGAAGCCGATCTCCAACGCCGTGATCTGACCATTAACGCGCTGGCTCGCGATGACGACGGAGAGATTATCGATCCCTATCACGGGCGTCAGGATCTGGAAAACCGTCTGCTACGCCATGTCTCCCCAGCCTTTAGCGAAGATCCCCTACGCGTGTTGCGTGTCGCGCGCTTTGCCGCCCGCTATGCGCACCTCAGTTTCCGTATTGCCGATGAAACCATGGCGCTGATGCGCGACATGACCGCCGCTGGCGAGCTGGAACACCTAACGCCAGAACGGGTATGGAAAGAGACAGAAAATGCCCTTACGACCCGTAATCCGCAGGTATTTTTCCAGGTTCTGCGCGACTGTGGCGCACTGCGCGTTCTGTTCCCGGAAATCGATGCCCTGTTTGGCGTTCCGGCACCGGCTCAATGGCACCCGGAAATCGATACAGGCATTCACACGCTGATGACGCTGTCGATGGCTGCCATGTTAAGCCCGAACGTTGATATCCGTTTCGCGACGCTTTGTCACGACCTCGGCAAGGCATTAACGCCACCTGCGCTTTGGCCGCGTCATCATGGTCACGGTCCGGCGGGGGTTAAGCTGGTAGAACAGCTGTGTCAGCGCCTGCGCGTCCCCAATGACATCCGTGATTTAGCCAAACTGGTCTGTGAGTTTCACGATCTCATTCATACCTTCCCGATCCTGCAACCGAAAACCATCGTTAAGCTATTTGATTCCATTGATGCCTGGCGCAAACCGCAGCGCGTGGAGCAAATCGCCCTGACAAGTGAAGCCGACGTACGCGGTCGAACCGGTTTTGAAGCGGCAGATTACCCACAAGGCAGACTGCTGCGCGAAGCCTGGCAGGTTGCGCAGTCTGTGCCAACAAAAGATGTCGTCGAGGCGGGATTCAAAGGTCCGGAAATTCGTGAGGAGCTGACCCGACGCCGTATTGCGGCGGTGGCCAGTTGGAAGGAACAGCGTTGCCCGAAAGCATAA
- the hldE gene encoding bifunctional D-glycero-beta-D-manno-heptose-7-phosphate kinase/D-glycero-beta-D-manno-heptose 1-phosphate adenylyltransferase HldE has protein sequence MKVTLPEFERAGVMVVGDVMLDRYWYGPTSRISPEAPVPVVKVDTIEERPGGAANVAMNIASLGANSRLVGLTGIDDAARALSKTLADVNVKCDFVSVPTHPTITKLRVLSRNQQLIRLDFEEGFEGVDPQPLHDRINQALGSIGALVLSDYAKGALASVQQMITLARKAGVPVLIDPKGTDFERYRGATLLTPNLSEFEAVAGKCKSEDELVERGMKVIADFDLSALLITRSEQGMTLLQPGKAPLHMPTQAQEVYDVTGAGDTVIGVLAATLAAGNTLEEACYFANAAAGVVVGKLGTSTVSPIELENAVRGRAETGFGVMSEAELKHAVASARKRGEKVVMTNGVFDILHAGHVSYLANARKLGDRLIVAVNSDASTKRLKGETRPVNPLEQRMIVLGALESVDWVVSFEEDTPQRLIAGILPDLLVKGGDYKPQEIAGSEEVWANGGEVLVLNFEDGCSTTNIIKKIQKDSDKA, from the coding sequence ATGAAAGTAACGCTGCCAGAGTTTGAACGTGCAGGAGTCATGGTTGTCGGTGATGTGATGCTGGATCGCTACTGGTACGGACCTACCAGCCGTATTTCACCTGAAGCGCCGGTACCGGTGGTCAAAGTGGACACCATTGAAGAACGTCCCGGTGGCGCGGCAAACGTGGCGATGAACATTGCCTCTCTGGGAGCGAATTCGCGTCTGGTGGGCCTGACGGGTATTGATGACGCAGCACGTGCGCTCAGTAAAACGCTGGCGGACGTGAATGTAAAATGTGACTTCGTTTCTGTGCCGACGCATCCGACAATCACCAAACTGCGCGTACTTTCCCGTAACCAGCAACTGATTCGCCTGGATTTTGAGGAAGGTTTTGAAGGCGTCGATCCGCAGCCGCTGCATGATCGTATTAACCAGGCGCTGGGTTCAATCGGTGCACTGGTGCTTTCTGACTACGCCAAAGGGGCGCTGGCCAGCGTACAGCAGATGATTACCCTGGCCCGTAAAGCTGGCGTGCCGGTGCTTATCGATCCTAAAGGGACGGATTTTGAACGCTATCGCGGCGCAACGCTGTTAACACCGAACCTTTCCGAATTTGAAGCGGTGGCGGGTAAGTGTAAAAGCGAGGACGAACTGGTTGAGCGTGGCATGAAGGTGATTGCTGATTTTGACCTTTCTGCACTGCTGATCACGCGTTCCGAGCAAGGTATGACGCTGCTGCAACCAGGTAAAGCGCCGCTGCATATGCCGACCCAGGCGCAGGAAGTGTATGACGTGACCGGTGCGGGTGATACGGTCATTGGCGTGCTGGCGGCAACGCTGGCGGCAGGTAATACGCTGGAAGAGGCGTGCTATTTTGCGAATGCGGCAGCCGGTGTTGTTGTCGGTAAATTGGGGACATCTACCGTTTCTCCCATTGAACTGGAAAACGCCGTGCGTGGTCGTGCGGAAACCGGCTTTGGCGTGATGAGCGAAGCTGAGCTGAAACACGCCGTGGCCAGCGCGCGTAAGCGCGGTGAGAAAGTGGTGATGACGAATGGTGTGTTCGATATCCTGCACGCAGGCCACGTCTCTTATCTGGCGAATGCGCGCAAGCTGGGCGATCGTCTGATCGTTGCGGTAAACAGCGATGCTTCCACTAAACGTCTGAAAGGCGAAACGCGTCCGGTTAACCCACTTGAACAGCGAATGATCGTGCTGGGGGCGCTGGAATCCGTCGATTGGGTGGTCTCGTTTGAAGAAGATACTCCACAGCGGCTGATTGCTGGCATCCTGCCGGATCTGCTGGTGAAAGGCGGCGATTATAAGCCGCAAGAAATTGCCGGCAGCGAAGAGGTGTGGGCTAACGGTGGCGAAGTGTTGGTGCTCAACTTCGAAGACGGTTGCTCAACGACCAATATCATCAAAAAGATCCAGAAAGACAGCGATAAAGCGTGA
- a CDS encoding type I toxin-antitoxin system Ibs family toxin encodes MMKRVIILVVLLLISFHAY; translated from the coding sequence ATGATGAAGCGAGTCATCATACTGGTTGTGCTGTTACTGATAAGTTTCCACGCTTACTAA
- the plsY gene encoding glycerol-3-phosphate 1-O-acyltransferase PlsY: MSAIAPGMIIFAYLCGSISSAILVCRLAGLPDPRDSGSGNPGATNVLRIGGKGAALAVLIFDVLKGMLPVWGAYALGVSPFWLGLIAIAACLGHIWPVFFGFKGGKGVATAFGAIAPIGWDLTGVMAGTWLLTVLLSGYSSLGAIVSALIAPFYVWWFKPQFTFPVSMLSCLILLRHHDNIQRLWRRQETKIWTKLKKKREKDPE; this comes from the coding sequence ATGAGTGCAATCGCGCCTGGAATGATCATCTTCGCGTACCTCTGCGGCTCAATTTCCAGTGCCATTCTGGTATGCCGCCTCGCTGGATTGCCGGACCCGCGTGACAGCGGTTCTGGGAATCCGGGCGCGACAAACGTGTTGCGAATCGGTGGCAAAGGAGCCGCTCTCGCCGTGCTGATTTTCGACGTCCTGAAGGGTATGTTACCCGTGTGGGGCGCATACGCGCTAGGCGTGAGTCCCTTCTGGTTGGGATTGATTGCCATTGCTGCCTGCCTGGGCCACATATGGCCGGTATTCTTCGGCTTTAAAGGTGGGAAAGGCGTCGCCACCGCTTTTGGTGCAATTGCGCCAATTGGCTGGGACTTAACGGGTGTGATGGCCGGAACCTGGCTACTGACCGTCTTGTTGAGCGGCTATTCATCGTTAGGAGCCATCGTCAGCGCCCTGATCGCGCCATTCTATGTCTGGTGGTTCAAACCCCAGTTCACCTTTCCGGTTTCCATGCTATCGTGCTTAATTCTCCTCCGCCACCATGACAACATCCAACGTCTGTGGCGTCGTCAGGAGACTAAGATATGGACCAAGCTGAAGAAAAAGCGCGAAAAAGATCCCGAGTAA
- the bacA gene encoding undecaprenyl-diphosphate phosphatase yields MSDMHSLLVAAILGVVEGLTEFLPVSSTGHMIIVGHLLGFEGDTAKTFEVVIQLGSILAVVVMFWRRLFGLIGIHFGRTPHEGTGKGRLTLGHILLGMIPAVVLGLVFHDTIKSLFNPINVMYALVVGGVLLIAAECLKPKEPRAPGLDDMTYRQAFMIGCFQCLALWPGFSRSGATISGGMLMGVSRYAASEFSFLLAVPMMMGATALDLYKSWSFLSASDIPMFTVGFVTAFIVALVAIKTFLQLIKRISFIPFAIYRFIVAAAVYVVFF; encoded by the coding sequence ATGAGTGATATGCACTCGCTGCTGGTGGCGGCAATTTTGGGTGTGGTCGAAGGGTTGACGGAGTTTTTACCTGTCTCCAGTACGGGCCATATGATTATTGTTGGCCACCTGCTGGGTTTTGAAGGTGATACCGCAAAAACATTTGAAGTCGTGATCCAACTGGGGTCCATTCTGGCGGTCGTGGTGATGTTCTGGCGACGTCTGTTTGGCCTGATTGGTATTCACTTTGGCAGAACCCCGCATGAAGGCACGGGAAAAGGGCGGTTGACGTTGGGGCACATCCTGTTGGGGATGATTCCGGCAGTGGTACTGGGTCTGGTGTTCCACGACACCATTAAGTCACTGTTTAACCCAATCAACGTGATGTATGCGCTGGTTGTGGGTGGCGTGTTGCTGATTGCCGCTGAATGCCTGAAACCTAAAGAGCCACGCGCACCGGGTCTGGATGATATGACGTATCGCCAGGCGTTTATGATCGGCTGCTTCCAGTGTCTGGCGCTGTGGCCGGGTTTTTCCCGCTCCGGTGCGACCATCTCGGGTGGCATGCTAATGGGCGTGAGCCGTTACGCGGCGTCTGAGTTTTCGTTCCTGCTGGCTGTGCCGATGATGATGGGCGCGACGGCGTTGGATCTCTACAAGAGCTGGTCATTCCTGAGCGCGTCAGATATTCCGATGTTTACTGTGGGCTTTGTGACGGCGTTTATCGTGGCGCTGGTGGCGATCAAAACGTTCCTGCAACTGATCAAACGTATCTCGTTTATCCCGTTTGCGATTTACCGTTTTATCGTGGCGGCTGCGGTTTACGTGGTGTTCTTCTGA
- the glnE gene encoding bifunctional [glutamate--ammonia ligase]-adenylyl-L-tyrosine phosphorylase/[glutamate--ammonia-ligase] adenylyltransferase → MKQLSSPLQQYWPTVVERLPAAISEASLSIQAKSVLTFSDFVRDSLIAHPEWLAELESAPPQADEWQHYADWLQQALSEVNDETALMRELRLFRRRIMVRIAWAQTLSLVTEESILQQLSHLAETLIIAARDWLYDACCREWGTPCNPEGVAQPLLILGMGKLGGGELNFSSDIDLIFAWPEHGCTQGGRRELDNAQFFTRMGQRLIKVLDQPTMDGFVYRVDMRLRPFGDSGPLVLSFSALEDYYQEQGRDWERYAMVKARIMGDADGTYVSELRAMLRPFVFRRYIDFSVIQSLRNMKGMIAREVRRRGLKDNIKLGAGGIREIEFIVQVFQLIRGGREPSLQSRSLLPTLSAINTLNLLSDNDAEQLRAAYLYLRRLENLLQSINDEQTQTLPGDELNRARLAWGMAADDWQSLSDVLAVHMSNVRRVFNELIGDDETDTQEESLSEQWRELWQDALQEDDTTPVLMHLADDDRRRVLTLIADFRKELDKRTIGPRGRQVLDHLMPHLLSDVCSRDDASVPLSRITPLLVGIVTRTTYLELLSEFPGALKHLISLCAASPMVASQLARYPLLLDELLDPNTLYQPTATDAYRDELRQYLLRVPEDDEEQQLEALRQFKQTQLLRIAAADIAGTLPVMKVSDHLTWLAEAIIDAVVQQAWTQMVARYGQPTHLSDREGRGFAVVGYGKLGGWELGYSSDLDLIFLHDCPMDVMTDGEREIDGRQFYLRLSQRIMHLFSTRTSSGILYEVDARLRPSGAAGMLVTSMEAFSDYQRNEAWTWEHQALVRARVVYGDPQLTSQFDTVRRDIMTLARDGKTLQTDVREMREKMRTHLGNKHRDRFDIKADEGGITDIEFITQYLVLRYAHEKPKLTRWSDNVRILELLAQNDIMDEQEALALTRAYTTLRDELHHLALQELPGHVAPECFNAERTLVRNSWQKWLVAE, encoded by the coding sequence ATGAAGCAGCTCTCTTCACCGTTACAGCAGTACTGGCCAACCGTTGTCGAGCGGCTGCCAGCAGCAATTTCTGAGGCTTCACTTAGCATTCAGGCGAAGTCAGTGCTTACATTCAGTGATTTTGTCCGCGATAGCCTTATTGCTCACCCTGAGTGGCTGGCTGAGCTGGAAAGCGCGCCGCCTCAGGCTGATGAATGGCAGCACTATGCCGACTGGCTACAGCAAGCATTAAGTGAAGTTAATGATGAAACGGCGCTGATGCGCGAACTTCGTCTGTTTCGTCGTCGCATCATGGTGCGTATCGCCTGGGCGCAGACGCTGTCGCTGGTGACGGAAGAGAGTATTTTGCAGCAGTTAAGCCATCTGGCTGAAACACTGATTATTGCTGCCCGGGATTGGTTGTATGACGCCTGCTGCCGCGAGTGGGGCACGCCCTGTAACCCGGAGGGTGTTGCGCAGCCGCTGTTAATTTTAGGCATGGGAAAACTGGGCGGCGGCGAGCTGAACTTTTCCTCCGATATCGACCTGATTTTCGCCTGGCCGGAACATGGCTGTACGCAGGGTGGACGGCGCGAACTGGATAACGCGCAGTTTTTTACCCGCATGGGGCAGCGACTGATCAAAGTGTTAGATCAGCCGACAATGGATGGGTTTGTCTATCGCGTGGATATGCGCTTGCGCCCGTTTGGCGACAGTGGGCCGCTGGTGCTGAGTTTCTCCGCGCTGGAGGATTACTATCAGGAGCAAGGCCGCGACTGGGAACGCTACGCCATGGTTAAAGCGCGCATTATGGGGGATGCTGACGGGACTTATGTCAGTGAGCTGCGCGCTATGCTGCGACCGTTTGTCTTCCGTCGCTATATCGACTTCAGCGTCATCCAGTCTCTGCGTAACATGAAAGGGATGATTGCCCGTGAAGTGCGCCGCCGTGGCCTGAAAGACAATATCAAACTGGGCGCGGGCGGTATTCGGGAAATTGAATTTATCGTTCAGGTCTTCCAGCTTATTCGCGGCGGTCGTGAGCCATCGCTGCAGTCCCGCTCGCTCTTACCGACGCTCAGCGCCATCAATACGCTTAATCTGCTGTCTGATAACGACGCGGAACAACTGCGCGCGGCCTATCTTTATCTGCGCCGTCTGGAAAACCTGCTGCAAAGTATCAACGACGAACAGACCCAAACGCTGCCGGGTGATGAGTTAAATCGTGCTCGCCTGGCGTGGGGTATGGCCGCAGATGACTGGCAATCGTTGAGCGACGTGTTGGCAGTACATATGAGTAACGTGCGCCGGGTCTTTAACGAATTAATTGGCGATGACGAAACCGATACCCAGGAAGAGTCGTTGTCAGAGCAGTGGCGCGAGTTGTGGCAGGATGCATTGCAGGAAGATGACACCACGCCGGTATTGATGCATCTGGCGGATGACGATCGCCGCCGTGTGTTAACCCTAATTGCCGATTTCCGCAAAGAGCTGGATAAACGAACGATTGGCCCACGTGGACGCCAGGTGCTGGATCATTTAATGCCGCATCTGCTGAGCGATGTTTGTTCCCGTGATGATGCTTCAGTGCCGCTGTCGCGTATTACCCCGCTGCTGGTGGGGATTGTGACCCGCACTACTTATCTGGAGCTTCTCAGCGAGTTTCCCGGCGCGCTGAAACATCTCATTTCTCTGTGCGCGGCTTCACCGATGGTGGCCAGCCAGTTGGCGCGTTATCCATTGCTACTCGACGAACTGCTTGATCCGAATACGCTATATCAGCCGACCGCGACGGATGCTTATCGTGATGAGTTACGTCAGTATTTGTTGCGAGTACCGGAAGATGACGAGGAGCAGCAGCTGGAAGCGCTGCGCCAGTTTAAGCAAACACAGTTGTTGCGTATTGCGGCGGCTGATATTGCCGGAACTCTGCCGGTGATGAAAGTGAGTGATCATCTGACCTGGCTGGCGGAAGCCATTATTGACGCGGTGGTTCAGCAGGCCTGGACGCAAATGGTCGCCCGTTACGGTCAGCCAACGCACCTTAGCGATCGCGAAGGTCGCGGTTTTGCCGTTGTCGGTTATGGCAAGCTGGGCGGTTGGGAGTTGGGATACAGTTCCGATCTCGATTTGATCTTCCTGCATGACTGTCCGATGGATGTCATGACGGACGGTGAGCGTGAAATTGACGGGCGGCAGTTTTATCTGCGCCTGTCACAGCGCATTATGCATCTTTTCAGTACCCGCACCTCCTCCGGTATTTTGTATGAGGTGGATGCGCGTCTGCGTCCGTCCGGTGCTGCGGGTATGCTGGTGACATCTATGGAAGCGTTCTCCGATTATCAACGCAATGAAGCCTGGACGTGGGAGCATCAGGCGCTGGTGCGCGCCCGCGTGGTATATGGCGACCCGCAACTGACCTCTCAGTTTGACACGGTGCGTCGCGATATTATGACGCTCGCCCGTGACGGAAAAACATTACAGACTGACGTGCGTGAAATGCGTGAGAAAATGCGTACGCACCTGGGTAATAAGCATCGCGATCGTTTTGATATTAAAGCCGATGAAGGCGGGATCACCGACATTGAGTTTATTACGCAATATCTGGTGCTGCGCTATGCCCATGAAAAACCGAAGCTGACACGCTGGTCGGATAACGTGCGCATTCTGGAGTTGCTGGCGCAAAACGACATTATGGATGAGCAGGAAGCGCTGGCGCTTACCCGTGCTTATACGACGCTGCGTGATGAACTTCACCACCTTGCACTGCAGGAACTTCCGGGGCATGTCGCGCCGGAGTGCTTCAATGCTGAGCGTACGCTGGTGCGTAACAGCTGGCAGAAGTGGCTGGTTGCCGAGTGA
- a CDS encoding LysR family transcriptional regulator, with the protein MLNTYPLAKDLQVLVEIVHSGSFSAAAATLGQTPAFVTKRIQILESALGTTLLSRSARGVALTESGQRCYEHAQEILARYQHLVDDVTQIKTRPEGMIRIGCSFGFGRSYIAPAITELMHCYPELQVHFELFDRQIDLAQDNIDLDIRINDDIPDYYIAHLLTKNKRILCAAPAYLQKYGEPVTLQELSRHDCLVTKERDMTHGVWELDNGQEKKSVKVAGHLSSNSGEIVLQWALQGKGIMLRSEWDVQPFLASGELVRVLPEYAQSANIWAVYQEPLYRSVKLRVCVEFLATWCQHRLGKPNEGYQVPHAG; encoded by the coding sequence ATGCTGAATACATATCCTCTGGCGAAAGACCTGCAGGTGCTGGTTGAAATTGTGCATAGTGGAAGCTTTAGCGCAGCGGCAGCGACGCTCGGACAAACGCCCGCATTTGTGACCAAACGCATTCAGATCCTTGAGTCCGCGCTTGGCACAACGCTGCTCAGCCGCTCCGCTCGCGGCGTAGCGTTAACCGAAAGCGGGCAGCGTTGCTATGAGCATGCGCAGGAGATCCTCGCCCGCTATCAGCATCTGGTGGATGACGTTACACAAATCAAAACGCGCCCGGAAGGCATGATTCGCATTGGCTGTAGTTTTGGTTTTGGGCGAAGCTATATTGCTCCCGCAATTACCGAATTGATGCATTGTTACCCTGAATTACAGGTACATTTCGAACTCTTCGATCGGCAAATTGATTTAGCGCAGGATAATATTGATCTGGATATTCGTATTAATGATGATATCCCGGACTATTATATTGCGCATTTGTTAACGAAAAATAAAAGAATATTGTGTGCCGCACCCGCGTATTTGCAAAAATATGGTGAGCCAGTGACGTTGCAGGAATTAAGTCGCCATGATTGTCTGGTGACAAAAGAACGCGATATGACCCACGGCGTATGGGAACTGGATAACGGGCAGGAGAAAAAGTCGGTCAAAGTTGCGGGGCATCTTTCTTCCAACAGCGGTGAGATTGTGTTGCAGTGGGCGCTACAGGGAAAAGGGATAATGCTGCGCTCTGAATGGGATGTGCAGCCGTTTCTGGCAAGCGGTGAACTGGTTCGTGTACTGCCAGAATATGCGCAAAGCGCCAATATCTGGGCGGTTTACCAGGAGCCTTTGTATCGCAGTGTGAAGCTGCGTGTATGTGTGGAGTTTCTGGCAACGTGGTGCCAGCACCGCCTGGGTAAACCTAATGAAGGATACCAGGTTCCCCACGCCGGATAA
- a CDS encoding inorganic triphosphatase produces the protein MAQEIELKFIVNHDAVDALRERLNTLGGEHHAPSQLLNIYYETPDAWLRGHDMGLRIRGEKGQYEMTLKIAGRVTGGLHQRPEYNIALNAPELDLAQFPAEVWPNGELPADLAAQVQPLFSTDFYREKWLVNVEGSQIEIALDQGEVKAGEFAEPICELELELLSGDTRAVLKLANRLVSQTGLRQGSLSKAARGYHLAQGNLPRELKPTGILKVPAKASIEQGLEAALELALSQWQYHEELWVRGVKGAKAEVLAAMGLVRHILMLFGGNVPRKASAHLRDLLTQSEATIASEVSAVSAVYNTQTAMAKLALTEWLVTKAWQPFLDAKAQGKIADSFKRFSDTHLSRHAAELKTTFGQPLGDQYADQIPRLNRNIDSILMLAGYYDEMVASEWIANWQGLRHAISTRQHIEIEHFRNEAISQEPFWLHSGKR, from the coding sequence ATGGCCCAGGAAATCGAATTAAAATTTATCGTCAATCATGATGCTGTAGATGCGCTACGTGAACGTTTAAATACGCTGGGGGGAGAGCATCATGCGCCCAGCCAGCTGTTGAATATTTATTACGAAACGCCGGATGCGTGGTTGCGCGGTCATGATATGGGGCTGCGTATTCGAGGCGAGAAGGGTCAATACGAAATGACCCTGAAAATTGCCGGGCGCGTGACGGGCGGATTACATCAGCGACCGGAATACAACATCGCGCTCAACGCGCCGGAGCTGGATCTCGCGCAGTTTCCTGCCGAGGTGTGGCCGAATGGCGAGCTACCCGCCGATCTTGCGGCGCAGGTGCAACCGCTGTTCAGCACCGATTTTTATCGCGAGAAATGGCTGGTTAACGTGGAGGGTAGCCAGATTGAAATCGCCCTCGACCAGGGGGAAGTGAAAGCCGGTGAGTTTGCTGAACCTATCTGTGAACTGGAGCTTGAGCTATTAAGCGGTGATACCCGCGCGGTGCTGAAGCTGGCTAACCGGCTGGTGTCGCAAACGGGTTTACGCCAGGGGAGTCTGAGCAAGGCGGCACGTGGTTATCATCTGGCGCAGGGGAATTTGCCGCGCGAACTCAAACCGACGGGTATTTTGAAGGTCCCTGCGAAGGCGAGCATTGAGCAAGGACTGGAAGCGGCGCTGGAACTGGCATTATCGCAATGGCAATACCATGAAGAGTTGTGGGTACGCGGTGTTAAAGGGGCGAAAGCCGAGGTGCTGGCGGCAATGGGGTTGGTTCGTCATATCCTGATGCTGTTTGGCGGTAATGTCCCGCGTAAAGCGAGCGCTCACTTACGTGATTTGCTGACGCAGTCGGAAGCCACCATTGCCTCAGAGGTTTCTGCTGTCTCGGCGGTTTACAACACGCAAACGGCGATGGCAAAACTGGCGCTGACGGAATGGCTGGTGACCAAAGCGTGGCAACCGTTCCTGGATGCGAAGGCGCAGGGAAAAATTGCTGACTCCTTTAAACGTTTTTCCGATACCCATCTCTCACGCCACGCTGCTGAACTGAAAACGACGTTTGGTCAGCCGTTAGGCGATCAGTATGCTGACCAGATCCCACGCCTGAATCGCAATATCGATAGCATTCTCATGCTGGCGGGATACTACGACGAGATGGTTGCATCGGAATGGATTGCCAACTGGCAGGGCTTGCGTCACGCCATTTCGACCCGCCAACATATTGAAATTGAACACTTCCGTAACGAAGCAATCTCTCAGGAACCGTTCTGGCTGCATAGCGGAAAACGATAA
- a CDS encoding TIGR04211 family SH3 domain-containing protein, which produces MPKLRLIGLTLLALSATAVSHAEEKRYVSDELNTWVRSGPGDNYRLVGTVNAGEEVTLLQTDANTNYAQVKDSTGRTAWIPLKELNSTPSLRTRVPDLENQVKTLTDKLNNIDTTWNQRTADMQQKVAQSDSVIDGLKEENQKLKNELIVAQKKVSAANLQLDDKQRTIIMQWFMYGGGVLGLGLLLGLVLPHMIPSRKRKDRWMN; this is translated from the coding sequence ATGCCAAAATTACGCCTGATTGGATTAACTTTACTTGCACTTAGCGCCACTGCAGTCTCCCATGCCGAAGAAAAGCGCTATGTCTCTGATGAACTGAACACCTGGGTCCGCAGCGGTCCGGGGGATAATTATCGCCTCGTGGGTACGGTGAACGCAGGCGAGGAAGTCACGCTATTACAAACCGATGCCAACACCAACTACGCTCAGGTGAAAGACAGCACCGGGCGTACGGCCTGGATCCCGCTGAAAGAGCTGAACAGTACGCCAAGCCTGCGTACCCGCGTCCCGGATTTAGAAAACCAGGTCAAAACGCTGACGGACAAGCTCAATAATATCGACACCACGTGGAACCAGCGTACCGCCGATATGCAGCAAAAAGTGGCGCAAAGCGACAGCGTTATCGACGGACTGAAAGAAGAAAATCAGAAGCTGAAGAACGAGCTTATCGTGGCGCAAAAGAAAGTCAGCGCAGCCAACCTTCAGCTTGATGACAAGCAGCGTACCATCATCATGCAGTGGTTTATGTATGGTGGCGGCGTGTTAGGGCTTGGCCTGTTGCTGGGTCTGGTTCTGCCGCACATGATCCCAAGCCGTAAGCGCAAAGACCGCTGGATGAACTAA